Proteins from a genomic interval of Cucumis melo cultivar AY chromosome 7, USDA_Cmelo_AY_1.0, whole genome shotgun sequence:
- the LOC103494871 gene encoding uncharacterized protein At3g06530, with protein MASSIASQLQAIKSFVQADSEPLKRPFTRPSILFDPKEAADIDVDTIFSIALQGLEVLISLDERFGNYKNHLFSYKSREQDRELMSDEENKRINATISSYLRLISGHFLQPSSLKTLEYLIRRYKIHVHNVEDLVLCALPFHDTHAFVRIVQLLVLGNSKWKFLEGVKLSGAPPPRKVIVQQCVRDLGVLEVICNYAIPSKNIPVSRPVVNFCTAVVIEVLGTLTSVEPNVLNIVLLFVNTGLQPDTKGISDQKAGALMIVGLLANKVILIPKLVKSLIRSVSEIAKEDSRESNDMQSVRLSLMALITLVQFQSVDIFPRKVLDILMEIRDLAGILLELSKEFNIDKFLAIFLDSLVEYSFSSELCQHGLISLIETVPIRHLMHNMVTKVLANCSKCSEKSNNPSSSNQGTWAKKLLIVVNKVYPSELRCAVQKFFEDAKLQRKIGGSLYEIVCNTLDGGCDMPLPISDSKLLFALHHPKAEVRRATLASLSQAGNLKAKTDHLESLVTVQDAILKLLGDDDLTVVQKAISLDGISDILSSSDLLKALKDVLFRCIDILKSGSPAISNRAADIAFVCLKSLKEYFYDRDDYLQMLFSLTFPLLLVMPKTQRLNLKALELAKEIKWPFYQNLAGVNTDVDLQRGNISSINMEVVNNLAKSFLLHPEECAPWLIESCKAYDSSRVLFLLIVLQSTVMQKDSTSQFIGFFEVLCPVLKIEWDVYESTYGASIDKFKTEMLGWDCKRFLDQLVKEDHNELNAVALICIFWRLLEAFTFSVNADIMMDKKEKWISMFRDLFVFFANSRFKHVFKEHLHYLVRSFKISPVHILSKFFTDEGVPASVQVESLRCLSYLCSQSEEGLHVQLVAEFPSILVPLASDDKDTRIAAMNCIEGMFSLLDHANFSCKKNGKNAVWNHFLDKLLGLMIEQKRLILSDRNFLPSLLATLLGSSSQNFLVPQSIEQRFDKATKEMILAFILGYALQLSDYGKLRILSLFKSMGNAILHVKEVEALLPLLLERRNRYYLALDRSIHSLSSIEVSILCLLLECCATPSSFDWHTCEDYLLKALQLNGSSPSEDAITRPSLAILQKLNDQIYGMMEDEMQEFLFSKLVLLFRDADSNVQTATREALMRIRITSTTISRMLGYMLKSEGFVGSVVDRKKKKKSIEYHTSSSPYDMICKKENSFSSLSSVLDILLLKKDIANRQSLIGQLFMLLGKVFSEDWVNATLALDDQSDHAVPGVSQGTPNVISYIRQTILIILEDICSSVVTTTPPQVQWRKEIDIKLLVDCARLSKDGVTRNHVYSLVSSVAKFIPEKLVEHMLDILTLIGESAVRQVDIHSERVLEDLIAAVVPCWLSKTENRDKLLETFISILPEIAEDRMLKIFQHLLRIVGEWDGLAEVLLCLFQSLVSKLPSFENLHGLDDFMSVVHREREYGFALHICEKYSCTTWLHALAAMFKLIGHDNLCAESLKKLLLATKFCLDKLQGPEFAFRLASHENSDDIQSILGDLLEEVVFLVQLIDTRSQEIGIPVGIRKQIKEHMNAILRNITRAMNPSAFFRSTINLLGHNNRNVGKKALSLLCETVKEHGRVKSKKGAKKEKVSESPWLHMDDDFLKLFDSISLRIIHLIDDSTDASDTSLKVAAVSAIEILANAFSSYHSVISVWLAPIAKYITSNNLPLSSSCLRTCSTLVNVLGPRSLSELPSIMGKVINVSHSCVVENKRCSSEMSVQSSDLKESVMLSVAVTLEAVVEKLGGFLNPYLGDILDLLVLHPNLVWGSDSKLKLKADSIRKLLTEKIPVRLILPPLLKFFTRAVESGDSSVIITFDLLANIVGKLDRPSVAAYHTQIFDLCLQALDLRRQHPVSITNVDAAENSVISALSLLTLKLTESMFKPLFIKSVEWADSDLEDGASAGSTSIDRAISFYGLVNKLAEKHRSLFVPYFKYLVDGCVRHLTNSGDAKYTGSVQKRKKAKVHVSDSKEETGVVSLQSWHLRALVLSSMHKCFLHDTGSLKFLDFSNFQVLLKPVVAQLASEPPEMLDENTNVPSVNEVDDVLVICIGQMAVAAGSDTLWKHLNHEVLMQTRSDKVRPRILGLRIVKYFLENLKEEYLVLLPETIPFLGELLEDVEPSVKSLAQDILKEMEVMSGESLRQYL; from the exons ATGGCTTCATCCATCGCCTCTCAGTTGCAAGCTATCAAATCCTTTGTTCAGGCCGACTCGGAGCCGCTTAAGAGACCTTTTACTCGACCTTCGATTCTTTTTGACCCCAAAGAAGCTGCCGACATTGATGTCGATACTATATTCAGCATTGCCTTACAAG GGCTGGAGGTTCTTATAAGCTTGGATGAACGTTTCGGAAATTATAAGAATCATTTATTTAGCTATAAGAGTAGGGAGCAGGATAGGGAGTTGATGAGTGATGAGGAGAATAAACGGATTAATGCGACAATTAGTTCGTACCTGAGGCTGATTTCAGGGCACTTTCTGCAACCTTCATCTCTTAAGACTTTAGAGTACTTGATTCGCAGATACAA GATTCACGTGCATAATGTTGAAGACTTGGTTCTTTGTGCCTTGCCATTCCATGACACCCATGCATTTGTTCGAATTGTGCAACTGCTTGTTTTGGG GAATAGTAAATGGAAATTTCTGGAAGGTGTGAAATTGTCGGGTGCCCCACCACCACGGAAGGTTATAGTGCAGCAATGTGTCCGTGATCTTGGTGTTTTGGAAGTTATATGCAATTAT GCAATTCCATCAAAGAACATCCCTGTATCGAGGCCAGTTGTGAATTTCTGCACTGCAGTTGTTATAGAAGTTTTGGGTACTCTTACAAGCGTTGAGCCAAATGTGTTGAACATTGTTCTTTTGTTTGTTAATACTGGACTTCAGCCTGACACCAAGGGAATTTCAGATCAGAAG GCTGGTGCTTTGATGATTGTTGGTTTGCTAGCCAACAAAGTCATATTGATACCTAAGCTTGTTAAGAGTTTGATACGATCTGTTTCTGAGATTGCCAAAGAGGATTCCAGGGAGTCAAATGATATGCAATCAGTTCGACTTTCTCTTATGGCTTTAATCACCCTTGTTCAG tTTCAATCAGTTGACATATTTCCAAGAAAGGTATTGGATATCTTGATGGAGATTAG GGATTTGGCTGGTATCCTTTTGGAACTATCCAAAGAGTTCAACATTGATAAATTCCTCGCCATCTTTTTGGATTCATTAGTTGAATATAG TTTCTCTAGTGAGCTGTGTCAACATGGTTTGATCTCACTAATTGAGACTGTTCCAATAAGGCATTTAATGCATAATATGGTGACCAAAGTTTTAGCGAACTGCTCTAAATGTTCAGAGAAGAGTAACAATCCCAGCTCTTCTAATCAAG GTACTTGGGCAAAGAAGCTTTTAATAGTTGTCAATAAAGTTTATCCTTCAGAGCTTCGTTGTGCTGTTCAAAAGTTCTTTGAG GACGCCAAATTACAACGTAAGATAGGGGGCTCCCTATATGAGATTGTGTGCAATACTTTAGATGGGGGTTGTGATATGCCATTGCCTATTTCAGATTCAAAACTTTTGTTTGCTTTGCACCATCCCAAG GCTGAGGTTCGTCGTGCTACTCTTGCGAGTTTAAGCCAGGCTGGAAATTTGAAGGCTAAAACAGATCATTTAGAG AGTTTAGTGACCGTTCAAGATGCCATATTGAAACTACTTGGGGATGATGATCTTACTGTTGTTCAGAAAGCTATCAGTCTTGATGGAATCTCTGACATATTGAGTTCTTCTGATCTTCTCAAAGCGCTGAAAGATGTGCTTTTTAGATGCATTGACATTTTGAAATCTG GTTCGCCAGCTATTAGTAATCGTGCTGCTGACATAGCTTTTGTGTGCTTGAAGAGTTTGAAAGAATATTTCTACGATCGTGACGACTATCTGCAGATGCTCTTTTCTCTTACATTTCCTTTACTTCTGGTTATGCCCAAG ACCCAGAGACTGAATTTGAAGGCTTTGGAATTGGCCAAGGAAATCAAATGGCCTTTTTACCAGAATCTTGCTGGTGTCAACACAGACGTG GATTTGCAGCGTGGCAACATTAGCTCAATCAATATGGAAGTTGTCAATAATTTGGCAAAGTCATTCTTGTTACATCCAGAGGAGTGTGCACCTTGGCTGATTGAGAGTTGCAAAGCTTATGATTCTTCCAGAGTACTCTTCCTCCTCATTGTGCTGCAATCAACTGTCATGCAAAAAGATA GTACCTCCCAATTTATTGGCTTCTTTGAAGTTCTTTGCCCAGTTTTGAAGATTGAATGGGATGTATATGAGTCTACTTATGGTGCTTCTATTGACAAG TTCAAAACAGAAATGTTAGGTTGGGACTGCAAAAGGTTCCTGGATCAGTTAGTCAAAGAGGATCACAATGAATTGAATGCCGTTGCTCTAATTTGCATATTTTGGAGATTGTTAGAAGCATTTACTTTTTCAGTGAATGCAGATATAATGATG GATAAGAAGGAAAAATGGATTTCCATGTTCCGTGATTTGTTTGTGTTCTTTGCAAACTCTCGATTTAAGCATGTCTTCAAGGAACATCTCCATTACCTTGTTCGAAGCTTCAAGATATCTCCTGTTCATATCCTGTCTAAGTTTTTTACTGATGAAG GTGTTCCTGCTTCAGTTCAAGTTGAGAGTCTACGCTGTTTATCTTATCTTTGTTCTCAGTCAGAAGAAGGTTTGCACGTTCAACTTGTTGCTGAGTTTCCTTCAATACTCGTCCCACTGGCCAGTGATGATAAG GACACCAGGATTGCGGCCATGAACTGCATTGAAGGGATGTTTTCATTACTGGATCATGCCAACTTTTCTTGCAAGAAAAACG GAAAAAATGCTGTATGGAATCACTTCCTAGATAAACTTTTGGGTCTCATGATTGAGCAGAAACGACTCATTTTGTCTGATAGAAACTTTCTCCCGTCCCTTCTAGCAACTTTGCTTGGTTCATCCTCACAAAACTTTTTAGTTCCTCAGAGTATTGAACAGAG GTTTGATAAAGCTACAAAAGAAATGATTCTGGCTTTCATTTTGGGTTATGCTTTACAGCTTTCTGATTATGGGAAG CTGAGGATTCTTTCTCTGTTCAAATCAATGGGAAATGCTATTTTACATGTTAAGGAAGTTGAAGCTCTGTTACCTCTTCTTTTGGAAAGACGCAATAGATATTATCTTGCACTTGACAGATCCATTCATAGCTTGTCATCCATCGAAGTTTCTATCTTATGTCTTCTGCTTGAG TGTTGTGCTACACCATCTTCTTTCGATTGGCACACATGTGAAGATTATTTGTTGAAGGCACTGCAA TTAAATGGTAGCTCTCCAAGTGAAGATGCAATCACACGTCCTTCTTTAGCTATCTTGCAAAAGTTGAATGATCAGATTTATGGCATGATGGAGGATGAAATGCAG GAATTTCTGTTTTCAAAACTAGTTTTGTTATTTCGAGATGCTGACAGTAATGTGCAAACTGCCACCCGAGAAGCCCTTATGCGCATACGT ATTACTTCCACCACCATCAGCCGGATGCTGGGTTACATGTTGAAGTCTGAAGGTTTTGTTGGCAGTGTGGTAgataggaagaaaaaaaagaagtccaTTGAGTACCATACATCCAGCTCGCCCTATGATAtgatttgtaaaaaagaaaattctttctCTTCATTAAGCTCTGTTCTTGATATTTTACTCTTGAAGAAAGACATAGCTAACAG GCAATCCCTTATAGGGCAACTATTTATGCTGCTTGGGAAAGTTTTTTCAGAGGATTGGGTTAATGCTACACTTGCACTTGATGATCAGTCAGACCATGCAGTGCCCGGCGTTTCTCAGGGCACCCCTAATGTAATAAGCTACATAAGGCAGACAATCTTAATAATTCTTGAAGATATATGTTCATCAGTAGTGACAACTACCCCACCACAG GTTCAGTGGAGAAAAGAAATTGATATAAAATTGTTGGTTGATTGTGCTCGTTTATCTAAGGATGGAGTTACCCGTAACCATGTCTATTCATTAGTTTCCTCTGTGGCAAAATTTATCCCAGAAAAACTTGTGGAGCATATGCTGGATATTCTTACCCTCATTGGGGAATCTGCTGTCAGACAG GTTGATATCCATTCAGAGCGTGTACTTGAGGATCTAATTGCTGCTGTTGTTCCATGCTGGCTGTCAAAAACTGAGAACAGGGATAAATTACTTGAG ACATTCATTAGCATATTGCCTGAAATTGCTGAAGATAGAATGTTAAAAATATTCCAACACTTATTAAG GATTGTGGGAGAGTGGGATGGCTTGGCTGAGGTGCTTTTGTGTCTTTTTCAATCACTGGTTTCGAAACTACCTTCCTTTGAAAATTTGCATGGTCTGGATGACTTCATGTCTGTTGTACACAGAGAAAGGGAGTATGGGTTTGCATTGCATATTTGTGAGAAGTATTCATGCACAACTTGGCTTCATGCTCTTGCTGCAATGTTTAAGCTCATAGGTCATGATAACCTTTGTGCGGAATCCCTTAAGAAGTTGCTTCTGGCAACAAAGTTTTGTTTAGACAAATTACAGGGTCCAGAATTTGCTTTCAGATTAGCATCACATGAAAACTCGGATGACATACAG AGTATACTTGGAGATCTACTGGAGGAGGTTGTTTTCTTAGTCCAACTTATTGATACTAGAAGCCAGGAAATTGGTATACCTGTGGGTATCAGGAAGCAAATAAAGGAGCATATGAACGCTATTTTAAGAAATATCACTAGGGCTATGAATCCTTCAGCCTTCTTTAGGAGCACCATTAATTTGCTTGGCCATAATAATAGAAATGTTGGGAAAAAG GCGCTCAGCCTTTTATGTGAAACAGTTAAAGAACATGGTAGGGTGAAGTCAAAGAAGGGAgcaaagaaagagaaagttTCTGAAAGTCCCTGGCTTCACATGGATGATGATTTTCTTAAATTATTTGACAGTATATCTTTGAGAATTATTCACTTAATTGATGATTCTACTGATGCTTCTGATACATCTCTTAAAGTAGCTGCAGTTTCAGCCATAGAAATTCTGGCCAATGCATTTTCTTCTTACCATTCAGTTATCAGTGTTTGGCTAGCACCAATTGCGAAATATATTACTTCAAACAACTTACCTCTGTCTTCTAGCTGCCTTCGAACATGCAGCACACTGGTTAACGTACTGGGGCCAAGGTCATTGAGTGAGCTTCCTAGTATAATGGGGAAGGTGATAAATGTGTCTCATAGTTGTGTAGTTGAGAATAAAAGATGCAGTTCTGAAATGTCTGTTCAGTCATCAGACTTGAAGGAATCTGTTATGCTTTCTGTTGCTGTTACTTTGGAGGCTGTTGTGGAGAAGCTCGGTGGATTTCTAAATCCTTATCTTGGAGATATCCTAGATCTTTTGGTGCTTCATCCTAACTTAGTATGGGGGTCAGATTCAAAGTTGAAGTTGAAAGCCGACTCGATTAGGAAACTTCTGACAGAAAAAATTCCT GTTCGTCTCATTTTGCCACCTTTGTTGAAATTTTTTACTCGTGCTGTTGAATCTGGAGATTCAAGTGTGATCATCACCTTTGACTTGCTTGCGAACATTGTTGGAAAATTGGATAGGCCATCTGTTGCTGCTTACCACACACAGATTTTTGACCTGTGCTTGCAGGCGCTTGATTTACGCCGCCAACACCCTGTCTCTATCACAAATGTTGATGCTGCAGAAAATAGTGTTATCAGCGCTCTGAGTTTGCTTACACTTAAACTCACTGAAAGCATGTTTAAACCTTTATTCATTAAAAGTGTTGAGTGGGCAGATTCGGATTTGGAAGATGGTGCAAGTGCTGGAAGCACAAGTATTGACAGGGCTATATCCTTCTATGGCCTAGTAAATAAACTTGCGGAGAAGCATCG GTCACTTTTCGTTCCCTACTTCAAGTACTTGGTAGATGGGTGCGTCCGCCACCTTACAAATTCAGGAGATGCAAAATATACTGGTTCagtgcaaaaaagaaagaaggctAAGGTGCACGTGAGTGATAGTAAAGAAGAAACTGGAGTGGTATCGCTTCAAAGCTGGCATTTAAGAGCGTTGGTCTTATCATCAATGCACAAGTGCTTTCTCCATGATACTGGAAGCTTGAAATTCCTCGACTTCTCAAATTTCCAG GTTCTGCTCAAACCCGTAGTTGCACAGTTGGCGTCTGAGCCACCAGAAATGCTTGATGAGAACACGAATGTTCCATCTGTAAATGAGGTTGATGATGTTCTGGTGATTTGCATCGGTCAAATGGCTGTGGCTGCTGGGAGCGACACATTATGGAAGCACTTAAATCATGAG GTATTGATGCAAACCAGAAGTGACAAGGTTCGTCCTAGAATTTTGGGTCTACGAATCGTCAAGTACTTTCTGGAGAATTTGAAAGAAGAATACTTGGTACTTCTACCCGAGACGATCCCCTTCCTTGGCGAGTTGCTTGAAGATGTGGAGCCCTCTGTTAAATCTCTTGCACAAGATATTCTCAAGGAAATGGAGGTTATGAGTGGTGAAAGCCTTCGGCAGTACTTGTAA
- the LOC103494468 gene encoding putative kinase-like protein TMKL1, whose product MTQMVNLAIGVILVAVLVVLLLVFLNRRGKGKDNDEYNDIERKQEREKGEEEREELVRFQGGQDLTIVDILEAPGEVIGKANHGTLYKAYLQGSNAVRLLRFLRPVCTAGLEDFVSEIEFLGSIRHPNLVPLLGFYSGPRAEKLLIHPFYRRGNLAQFIRDGNGDSHRWGVINKISVGIAKGLDHLHTGLQKPTIHGNLQSKNVLLDRNYEPYVSDFGLHLLLNSSSAQEVVEASAANGYKAPELIKMKDATEETDIYSYGVILLELLSGKEPINEKPTVPDEDFYLPNFMRNAVLGHRIADLFHPEILLYSNIDGNHVTEEKILKFFQLAMACCSPSPALRPSMKQVLRKLNEIGT is encoded by the exons ATGACCCAGATGGTTAATCTAGCCATTGGAGTGATTTTAGTTGCAGTTTTAGTGGTTCTTCTTCTCGTTTTCTTGAACAGAAGAGGGAAAGGGAAGGATAATGATGAATACAATGATATAGAGAGGAAACAAGAAAGGGAGAAaggggaagaagaaagagaagaattGGTGAGGTTTCAAGGTGGACAAGATCTTACTATTGTGGATATCTTGGAAGCTCCTGGTGAAGTGATTGGGAAAGCCAATCATGGAACTTTGTATAAGGCTTATTTGCAAGGAAGCAATGCAGTAAGGTTACTGAGGTTTCTGAGGCCAGTTTGTACTGCTGGGCTTGAAGATTTTGTCAGTGAAATTGAGTTTTTGGGTTCTATAAGACACCCAAATTTGGTGCCTCTTTTGGGATTCTATTCAGGTCCAAGAGCTGAAAAGCTTCTCATTCATCCATTTTATAGAAGAGGAAATCTAGCTCAGTTCATTAGAG ATGGGAACGGTGACTCGCACCGATGGGGAGTTATAAACAAGATCTCAGTTGGTATTGCAAAAGGGTTGGATCATCTTCATACTGGCTTGCAAAAGCCAACAATCCATGGGAATCTTCAATCAAAAAATGTTCTTTTGGACAGGAATTATGAACCGTATGTTTCAGATTTCGGTCTACATTTACTGTTGAATTCCTCGTCTGCCCAAGAGGTAGTTGAAGCTTCAGCAGCCAATGGCTACAAAGCTCCTGAGCTGATCAAGATGAAAGATGCAACTGAGGAGACTGATATCTATAGCTATGGCGTGATATTACTCGAGTTACTTTCAGGGAAGGAACCGATCAACGAAAAACCAACTGTTCCTGATGAGGATTTTTACTTGCCTAACTTTATGAGAAATGCTGTTCTTGGACATAGAATTGCAGATTTGTTCCATCCAGAAATACTTCTATATAGCAACATTGATGGCAATCATGTTACTGAAGAAAAGATTCTCAAATTCTTTCAGCTCGCTATGGCTTGTTGCTCTCCTTCTCCTGCTCTTAGACCAAGTATGAAGCAAGTACTACGGAAGCTCAACGAAATCGGAACGTAA